Proteins from a genomic interval of Microbacterium abyssi:
- a CDS encoding OsmC family protein, translating to MALGEHHYALTATWTGDLGTGTSGYREYARDVTLSVDGKPDVLASADKPFRGDATRWNPEDLLLAALSECHLLSYLHACVTAGVVVVSYRDRAIGVMTEDGRSGGAFTDVLLRPEVVVAEPAMIERAEQAHAEAHRMCFIANSVNFPVRHEAVVTTR from the coding sequence ATGGCTCTCGGAGAACACCACTACGCGCTGACCGCGACCTGGACCGGCGATCTCGGCACGGGGACGAGCGGATACCGCGAGTACGCCAGGGACGTCACGCTGTCGGTCGACGGCAAGCCGGATGTCCTGGCATCCGCAGACAAGCCGTTTCGCGGGGATGCCACGCGCTGGAACCCGGAGGACCTGCTGCTGGCCGCGCTCTCCGAATGCCACCTGCTCTCGTACCTGCACGCCTGCGTCACCGCGGGCGTCGTGGTGGTGTCGTATCGCGATCGCGCCATCGGCGTGATGACGGAGGACGGGCGGAGTGGGGGCGCCTTCACGGACGTGCTGCTGCGCCCTGAGGTCGTCGTCGCCGAGCCGGCGATGATCGAGCGCGCCGAGCAGGCGCACGCGGAGGCGCACCGGATGTGCTTCATCGCGAACTCCGTGAACTTCCCCGTTCGCCACGAGGCCGTGGTGACGACCCGCTGA
- a CDS encoding FKBP-type peptidyl-prolyl cis-trans isomerase: protein MRTRSLIALSTLTAATLLLAGCTGTDGTTGDDADGAPTDLCSAAVDSGTASDEVEIEGDFGAASTATFELGQQVDEAQRTVLSEGDGDAIADGDYVSYALSAFDGDSGERLGDAGYAEGELLPAQLTADAPLGQLIGCATVGSRLSIVFPTTEDAAAQFYILDVLDVVPTAAWGEEQAPADGAPAVTLDDEGAPTVEIPEGDAPTEIQISVLKEGDGIAVEDGDTTLLQYHGVGWESGEVFDSSWANGAPISSEGNGYVPGFVQALAGQKVGSQVLVVIPPALGYGEGEINDEDLTGQTLVFVIDILATMHPAAA from the coding sequence GTGCGCACACGCTCGCTCATCGCCCTGTCCACTCTCACTGCCGCCACGCTGCTGCTGGCCGGGTGCACGGGGACCGATGGCACGACAGGCGATGACGCTGACGGCGCCCCGACGGATCTGTGCTCCGCTGCGGTCGACTCCGGCACGGCGTCGGACGAGGTCGAGATCGAGGGCGACTTCGGTGCGGCTTCCACCGCCACTTTCGAACTCGGCCAGCAGGTCGACGAAGCGCAGCGCACCGTCCTGAGCGAGGGTGATGGCGACGCGATCGCGGATGGCGACTACGTCAGCTACGCGCTCAGCGCGTTCGACGGCGATTCGGGCGAGCGCCTCGGAGACGCCGGCTACGCCGAGGGCGAGCTTCTTCCCGCTCAGCTGACAGCGGATGCACCGCTCGGCCAGCTCATCGGCTGCGCGACCGTCGGTTCGCGCCTGTCGATCGTGTTCCCGACGACCGAGGACGCGGCGGCCCAGTTCTACATCCTCGATGTGCTCGACGTCGTCCCGACCGCGGCGTGGGGCGAAGAGCAGGCTCCCGCTGACGGCGCGCCGGCCGTCACTCTCGACGACGAGGGCGCCCCCACTGTCGAGATCCCCGAGGGCGATGCGCCGACCGAGATCCAGATCTCGGTGCTCAAGGAGGGTGACGGCATCGCCGTCGAGGACGGCGACACCACGCTGCTCCAGTACCACGGCGTGGGCTGGGAGTCCGGTGAGGTCTTCGACTCGTCGTGGGCCAACGGCGCACCGATCTCGAGCGAGGGCAACGGCTACGTGCCGGGCTTCGTGCAGGCGCTCGCCGGTCAGAAGGTCGGCTCCCAGGTGCTGGTCGTGATCCCTCCGGCTCTCGGATACGGCGAAGGCGAGATCAACGACGAGGACCTCACGGGTCAGACTCTCGTCTTCGTGATCGACATCCTCGCCACGATGCACCCGGCCGCCGCATAG
- a CDS encoding VOC family protein: MLIVGSIVFRVRDMAAQTDFWTRALDYEVREPVKTDFVVLRARDGRGPEVSLDAHHSERVLPPRMHLDLYADDQSAEVDRLRGLGARVIEWDGRPADADYIIMEDPEGNRFCVIDASGMVDWNERRTG, encoded by the coding sequence ATGCTGATCGTCGGATCGATCGTCTTCCGCGTGCGGGACATGGCCGCACAGACCGACTTCTGGACGCGCGCACTCGACTACGAAGTGCGTGAGCCGGTGAAGACGGACTTCGTCGTCTTGCGTGCGCGCGACGGACGAGGGCCCGAAGTTTCGCTCGACGCTCATCACTCCGAACGCGTGCTCCCACCTCGCATGCATCTCGACCTGTACGCCGATGATCAGAGCGCCGAGGTCGACCGGCTCCGGGGGCTCGGCGCACGAGTGATCGAATGGGATGGCCGGCCCGCCGACGCCGACTACATCATCATGGAGGATCCGGAGGGCAATCGCTTCTGCGTCATCGATGCATCCGGCATGGTCGATTGGAACGAGCGTCGAACCGGCTGA
- a CDS encoding YcnI family protein — translation MSKTRRGALVAALAAGLVLAAPAAAQAHVGVSPDTVTPEGSAVLAFSFTHGCENSPTTALRITMPDGLTSVAPTVDATWDVAVERADNGLVSAVTYTATTPIPHDLRGEVTMAVRLGEDAPETLAFPVEQQCETGANEWVEIAEDGEDPHDLDSPAPVVSVSDTADAGADAGHGEHPDAAAESSADPAPAVGIALGSAGLLAGIVALVITIRGSRRSTR, via the coding sequence ATGTCGAAAACCCGTCGCGGCGCGCTCGTCGCCGCCCTCGCCGCGGGCCTCGTGCTCGCGGCTCCCGCCGCAGCCCAGGCGCACGTCGGCGTCAGCCCCGACACCGTCACCCCTGAGGGGTCGGCCGTGCTCGCCTTCTCGTTCACGCACGGCTGCGAGAACTCCCCCACCACGGCGCTGCGCATCACGATGCCCGATGGCCTCACCTCTGTCGCACCGACGGTCGATGCGACCTGGGATGTCGCCGTGGAGCGCGCAGACAACGGCCTCGTGTCGGCGGTCACCTACACCGCCACCACGCCGATCCCTCATGATCTGCGCGGCGAGGTGACGATGGCCGTGCGGCTCGGCGAGGACGCCCCTGAGACCCTCGCGTTCCCGGTCGAGCAGCAGTGCGAGACCGGAGCGAACGAGTGGGTCGAGATCGCCGAGGACGGCGAGGATCCGCACGACCTCGACTCCCCCGCGCCCGTTGTCAGCGTGAGCGACACGGCGGATGCAGGGGCGGACGCCGGTCATGGCGAGCACCCGGATGCCGCGGCCGAGAGCTCAGCGGATCCCGCGCCCGCCGTCGGCATCGCACTCGGCTCGGCGGGACTGCTCGCCGGCATCGTCGCACTCGTGATCACGATTAGGGGCTCTCGCCGCTCCACGCGCTGA
- a CDS encoding lysophospholipid acyltransferase family protein: MTSAQSGTSETPDVETSDEGATPRRAGFTYALGRAIIGPLARLIYRPHVEGRDLVPAHGPVIFASNHLSFIDSIAIPVAAPRPVHFLAKSSYFEGHGVAGAAKRSFFEAIGAIPVRRGAGQAALDALDQQRQLLEEGLAVALYPEGTRSTDGRLYKGRTGVAFLALQTGAPVVPVGLIGTDKVMPKGAKLPSTKERITVRFGAPIDVSVHGPATSGKARRLATDEIMAGIHALSGQELAGVYNEPPAQSPIEKIKQALPHERR, encoded by the coding sequence ATGACCTCTGCGCAGTCCGGCACCTCTGAGACCCCCGACGTAGAGACCTCGGACGAAGGCGCGACGCCGCGCCGCGCGGGCTTCACCTATGCGCTGGGGCGCGCCATCATCGGACCGCTGGCACGTCTCATCTACCGTCCGCACGTCGAGGGCCGCGACCTGGTTCCCGCACACGGACCCGTCATCTTCGCCAGCAACCACCTGTCGTTCATCGATTCGATCGCCATCCCCGTCGCCGCGCCCCGCCCTGTGCACTTCCTGGCCAAGTCCTCGTACTTCGAGGGCCACGGTGTCGCCGGCGCCGCCAAGCGGTCGTTCTTCGAGGCGATCGGCGCGATCCCGGTGCGGCGCGGTGCCGGCCAGGCGGCGCTCGATGCGCTGGACCAGCAGCGCCAGCTGCTCGAGGAGGGTCTCGCCGTCGCGCTCTACCCCGAGGGCACCCGTTCGACCGACGGCCGGCTGTACAAGGGCCGCACCGGAGTCGCGTTCCTCGCGCTGCAGACCGGCGCGCCGGTGGTTCCGGTGGGCCTGATCGGCACCGACAAGGTGATGCCCAAGGGTGCGAAGCTCCCCTCGACCAAAGAGCGCATTACGGTCCGGTTCGGTGCGCCGATCGACGTCTCCGTGCACGGCCCCGCGACCAGCGGCAAGGCGCGTCGCCTCGCGACCGACGAGATCATGGCCGGCATCCACGCCCTCAGCGGCCAGGAGCTCGCCGGCGTCTACAACGAGCCGCCCGCGCAGAGCCCGATCGAGAAGATCAAGCAGGCGCTCCCCCACGAGCGGCGCTGA
- a CDS encoding M50 family metallopeptidase, translating into MEILLYAVGIVFMLIGLGLSIGLHEIGHLVPAKLFGVRVGQYMIGFGPRIWSKRIGETEYGIKALPVGGFISMSGMYPASDGKPVRGLFGSLVQDARSANDETIAEGSEERVFYRLPVWKRIIVMLGGPVMNLILAVVIFTVLASGIGLQQGTTTIASVNECVVPAGTTQTECEPGDPASPAAEAGVLPGDVLVSIDGTPLDDFAEATAIVQASPGQTLELVVARDGEDVRLSITPIAAERALTDAGGQPRLDADGEQVVAEVGYVGMGAQMGFMPQPIGTGAVMAGDNVARVAELIVQLPVKLWDVGSSLVTGADRDPDGPLSVVGVGRLAGEVASTDAPIMNRFVVLLSLLGSLNIALFVFNLIPLLPLDGGHVVVALWDGIRRAWAKLFRRPPPAPVDATRLVPLTVVVAVLLIAMGALLMIADVVNPVNLFQ; encoded by the coding sequence GTGGAAATCCTGCTCTATGCCGTCGGCATCGTGTTCATGCTGATCGGCCTCGGCCTGTCGATCGGGCTGCACGAGATCGGGCATCTCGTCCCGGCGAAGCTGTTCGGCGTGAGAGTGGGACAGTACATGATCGGCTTCGGTCCGCGGATCTGGTCGAAGCGCATCGGCGAGACCGAATACGGCATCAAGGCGCTGCCGGTCGGCGGATTCATCTCCATGTCGGGGATGTATCCGGCATCCGACGGCAAGCCCGTGCGTGGTCTGTTCGGATCCCTCGTGCAGGACGCCCGGTCGGCGAACGACGAGACGATCGCCGAGGGTTCCGAGGAGCGCGTGTTCTACCGGCTGCCGGTCTGGAAGCGGATCATCGTCATGCTCGGCGGCCCCGTGATGAACCTCATCCTCGCAGTCGTGATCTTCACGGTGCTGGCATCCGGGATCGGACTTCAGCAGGGGACGACGACCATCGCGAGCGTCAACGAGTGCGTGGTCCCGGCCGGCACGACGCAGACCGAGTGCGAGCCGGGTGATCCGGCCTCGCCGGCTGCTGAGGCCGGTGTGCTCCCCGGTGACGTGCTCGTCTCGATCGACGGGACGCCGCTGGACGACTTCGCGGAAGCGACGGCGATCGTGCAGGCGTCTCCAGGGCAGACTCTTGAACTGGTGGTCGCCCGCGACGGCGAGGACGTGCGTCTGTCGATCACGCCGATCGCCGCGGAGCGCGCGTTGACGGATGCCGGCGGCCAGCCGCGGCTGGATGCCGACGGCGAGCAGGTCGTCGCAGAGGTCGGCTACGTCGGCATGGGCGCACAGATGGGGTTCATGCCGCAGCCGATCGGCACCGGGGCAGTCATGGCGGGGGACAACGTGGCACGCGTGGCGGAGCTGATCGTGCAGCTGCCCGTGAAGCTCTGGGACGTCGGTTCGTCGCTGGTGACCGGCGCCGACCGCGACCCGGACGGGCCGCTCAGCGTCGTCGGCGTCGGACGTCTGGCAGGCGAAGTCGCCTCGACGGATGCTCCGATCATGAATCGGTTCGTCGTGCTGCTGAGCCTCCTGGGCTCCCTGAACATCGCCCTGTTCGTGTTCAATCTGATTCCGCTGCTGCCGCTGGACGGCGGTCACGTCGTGGTGGCGCTGTGGGACGGCATCCGACGTGCGTGGGCGAAATTGTTCCGCCGCCCGCCGCCCGCACCCGTGGATGCGACCAGGCTCGTGCCGCTGACGGTCGTCGTCGCCGTGCTGCTGATCGCCATGGGAGCGCTGCTGATGATCGCCGACGTCGTGAACCCGGTGAACCTGTTCCAATGA
- a CDS encoding Mur ligase family protein: protein MSTQPSLPPVLRPDAPPQRALTDLATRFGTATRGELDGVILTGITLATADLRPGDVFVAIRGVNQHGAVFTATAAEKGAVAVVTDQDGADIAADSGLPIVIVDDPRGVLGALSAWVYGTGADDDLPLLFGTTGTNGKTSVTHLLEGILRQLGVVTGLSSTAERHIAGDVIISRLTTPEAYETHALLALMRERRVEAVAVEVSAQALSRRRVDGIVFDVAGFTNLSHDHLDDYADMTEYFEAKLPLFRPDRSRRAVISLDSAFGADVVEASEVPVVTVGTPAIAADADEASRADWVVTIDEERQRGTRFTMTGPQDRTLTTVVPVIGPHMAANAALAIVMLLEGGYAWERITGALARDGRIDAYLPGRTELVSGERGPAVYVDFGHTPDAFVKTLAAVRRVTPGRTVMLFGADGDRDATKRRDMGRTAVEGSDILVITDHHPRFEDPTSIRATLIAGARDAQPDAEIHEFSPPEKAIVAAVGMVDEGDAILWAGPGHQDYRDIRGVRTPYSARELARRALRDAGWPVPEPHWPVPYAD, encoded by the coding sequence ATGTCGACTCAGCCCAGCCTCCCTCCTGTGCTCCGTCCGGACGCTCCGCCACAGCGGGCCCTGACGGACCTCGCCACCCGATTCGGCACCGCCACCCGCGGTGAGCTCGATGGCGTCATCCTGACCGGAATCACCCTCGCCACTGCCGACCTCCGCCCCGGCGACGTGTTCGTCGCGATCCGCGGGGTCAATCAGCATGGTGCGGTCTTCACCGCGACAGCGGCCGAAAAGGGTGCGGTCGCGGTCGTGACCGATCAGGATGGCGCTGACATCGCCGCCGACTCCGGACTGCCGATCGTGATCGTGGACGACCCGCGCGGCGTGCTCGGTGCGCTCAGCGCCTGGGTCTACGGCACCGGAGCGGATGACGACCTCCCGCTGCTGTTCGGAACCACCGGGACGAACGGCAAGACCAGCGTCACGCATCTGCTGGAGGGCATCCTCCGCCAGCTCGGCGTCGTGACGGGCCTGTCGTCCACCGCCGAGAGGCACATCGCGGGTGACGTCATCATCTCGCGGCTCACAACACCGGAGGCCTACGAGACGCACGCGCTGCTGGCCTTGATGCGCGAACGCCGCGTCGAGGCTGTGGCCGTCGAGGTAAGCGCGCAGGCGCTCTCCCGCCGCCGCGTCGACGGCATCGTCTTCGACGTCGCCGGATTCACCAACCTCTCGCACGACCACCTCGACGACTACGCCGACATGACGGAGTACTTCGAGGCGAAGCTGCCGCTGTTCCGCCCCGACCGCTCCCGCCGCGCGGTGATCTCACTCGACTCAGCCTTCGGCGCCGACGTCGTGGAGGCATCCGAGGTGCCCGTGGTGACCGTGGGGACCCCGGCGATCGCCGCCGACGCGGACGAGGCATCCCGCGCCGACTGGGTCGTCACCATCGACGAGGAGCGCCAGCGCGGCACCCGGTTCACGATGACGGGGCCCCAGGACCGCACGCTGACGACCGTCGTCCCCGTGATCGGCCCGCACATGGCGGCGAACGCCGCTCTGGCGATCGTCATGCTGCTCGAGGGCGGCTACGCGTGGGAGCGCATCACCGGAGCGCTCGCACGCGACGGGCGCATCGACGCGTACCTGCCGGGGCGCACGGAACTCGTCTCCGGCGAGCGGGGCCCGGCCGTCTATGTCGACTTCGGGCACACGCCCGACGCCTTCGTGAAGACCCTCGCCGCCGTCCGCCGTGTCACACCCGGACGCACGGTGATGCTGTTCGGCGCCGACGGCGACCGCGATGCCACCAAGCGCCGCGACATGGGCCGCACCGCCGTGGAGGGCAGCGACATCCTCGTCATCACCGATCACCACCCGCGGTTCGAGGATCCGACGTCGATCCGCGCGACGCTGATCGCCGGCGCGCGCGACGCGCAACCGGATGCTGAGATCCACGAGTTCTCGCCGCCGGAGAAGGCGATCGTGGCCGCCGTCGGAATGGTCGACGAGGGCGACGCGATCCTGTGGGCAGGGCCCGGCCACCAGGACTACCGCGACATCCGCGGGGTCCGCACGCCGTACTCGGCGCGCGAGCTTGCGCGGCGCGCTCTCCGGGATGCCGGGTGGCCGGTGCCGGAGCCGCACTGGCCTGTTCCGTACGCCGACTGA
- a CDS encoding asparaginase, translating into MLETLTVADAVELAVVERSGFVESRHAGAAIVLSPDGEVVRRLGDPDALFLPRSSLKPLQAVACITAGADLEGSQLALASASHAGTDRHADVVRDVLAGGGLTEDALACPPAWPGDTATRDELVREHGRPTRIRMNCSGKHAAMLRACVATGWPTEGYLDTAHPLQLHIREVIERLTGERIAHTSVDGCGAPVHAITLTGLARGMHRIGTASERSPFALHRVAGTLVRAVKENPWTIDGPGRPDTIAIERLGVFAKGGAEGVMVMVAPNGATVAVKMLDGAGRAATIVAATLLARAGALSDTDVASLAEELPLAVLGGGSDVGMIRPGAGI; encoded by the coding sequence GTGCTGGAGACTCTCACCGTCGCGGATGCCGTTGAACTCGCCGTCGTCGAACGGAGCGGGTTCGTCGAATCCCGCCACGCCGGCGCCGCGATCGTGCTCTCCCCGGACGGCGAGGTCGTGCGCAGGCTCGGCGATCCCGACGCCCTGTTCCTCCCCCGTTCCAGCCTGAAGCCCCTCCAGGCCGTCGCGTGCATCACCGCCGGTGCCGACCTCGAAGGCTCGCAGCTCGCACTCGCGTCGGCGAGCCACGCCGGCACGGATCGGCACGCCGACGTCGTGCGCGACGTCCTCGCCGGCGGAGGCCTGACCGAAGACGCGCTCGCCTGCCCGCCCGCGTGGCCGGGCGACACCGCCACGCGTGACGAGCTCGTCCGCGAGCACGGCCGGCCGACCCGCATCCGCATGAACTGCTCCGGCAAGCACGCCGCGATGCTGCGTGCCTGTGTCGCGACGGGCTGGCCGACCGAGGGCTACCTCGACACGGCGCATCCGCTGCAGCTGCACATCCGCGAAGTGATCGAGAGACTGACCGGCGAGCGGATCGCGCACACCTCGGTCGACGGCTGCGGCGCCCCGGTGCACGCGATCACCCTCACCGGCCTGGCACGTGGCATGCACCGCATCGGGACGGCCTCGGAGCGCTCCCCCTTCGCCCTGCACCGCGTCGCCGGCACGCTCGTGCGCGCCGTGAAGGAGAACCCCTGGACCATCGACGGTCCCGGTCGGCCGGACACCATCGCGATCGAGCGGCTCGGGGTGTTCGCCAAGGGCGGCGCGGAGGGCGTCATGGTCATGGTTGCCCCGAACGGCGCGACCGTCGCCGTGAAGATGCTCGACGGCGCCGGACGCGCCGCGACGATCGTCGCGGCGACGCTCCTGGCGCGCGCCGGAGCTCTCAGCGACACGGATGTGGCGTCGCTGGCCGAAGAACTTCCCCTCGCCGTCCTCGGCGGTGGGAGCGACGTCGGGATGATCCGTCCCGGCGCCGGCATATGA
- the dxr gene encoding 1-deoxy-D-xylulose-5-phosphate reductoisomerase gives MRRIIVLGSTGSIGTQAVEVIRANPRRFELVGLAAGSNAELMAQQAEKFQVEHTALGADEAEQLVRDVEADVVLNAITGSIGLGSTLAALKAGRTLALANKESLIVGGQLVKSAAAEGQIVPVDSEHSALAQALRSGTHDEIRRLVVTASGGPFRGRARAQMTDVTPAEALAHPTWDMGRVVTTNSATLVNKGLEVIEAHLLFDVDYDDIQVVVHPQSIVHSMVEFIDGSTIAQASPPDMKLPISLALDWPHRIGGVGRPLDWTQATSWEFEPLDDEAFPSVALAKSVGRAGRTFPAVFNAANEQAVDAFHEGRLPFLGIVDTIARVVDAHEAPDALTVESLADAETWARETADRVIASS, from the coding sequence ATGCGTCGCATCATCGTCCTCGGTTCCACAGGCTCCATCGGCACCCAGGCGGTGGAGGTGATCCGCGCCAACCCCCGCAGGTTCGAGCTCGTCGGCCTCGCGGCCGGCAGCAACGCCGAGCTCATGGCCCAGCAGGCGGAGAAGTTTCAGGTGGAGCACACGGCGCTGGGCGCCGACGAAGCCGAGCAGCTTGTCCGTGACGTCGAGGCGGATGTGGTGCTCAACGCCATCACCGGCTCCATCGGGCTCGGATCGACGCTTGCGGCGCTCAAGGCGGGCCGCACGCTGGCGCTGGCGAACAAGGAGTCGCTGATCGTCGGCGGTCAGCTGGTGAAGTCGGCGGCCGCAGAAGGTCAGATCGTGCCGGTCGACTCGGAGCACTCCGCACTTGCGCAGGCGCTGCGGTCGGGAACGCACGATGAGATCCGGCGCCTGGTGGTGACGGCATCCGGCGGACCGTTCCGCGGACGCGCGCGCGCCCAGATGACCGATGTCACCCCGGCCGAGGCGCTCGCGCACCCGACGTGGGACATGGGACGCGTCGTCACGACGAACTCGGCGACGCTCGTGAACAAGGGGCTCGAGGTCATCGAAGCCCATCTGCTCTTCGACGTGGACTACGACGACATCCAGGTCGTCGTGCACCCGCAGTCGATCGTGCACTCGATGGTCGAGTTCATCGATGGTTCGACCATCGCTCAGGCCTCGCCGCCGGACATGAAGCTGCCGATCTCGCTCGCGCTCGACTGGCCGCATCGCATCGGCGGCGTCGGGCGCCCGCTGGACTGGACGCAGGCGACCAGCTGGGAGTTCGAACCGCTCGACGACGAGGCGTTCCCCTCGGTCGCGCTTGCCAAGAGCGTCGGACGGGCCGGCCGAACGTTCCCCGCCGTCTTCAATGCCGCGAACGAGCAGGCCGTCGACGCCTTCCACGAGGGAAGGCTGCCGTTCCTCGGCATCGTCGATACGATCGCACGCGTCGTGGATGCGCACGAGGCGCCGGACGCGCTGACGGTCGAGTCACTGGCGGACGCCGAGACGTGGGCTCGCGAGACCGCCGACCGGGTCATCGCGTCCAGCTGA
- a CDS encoding anthranilate synthase family protein gives MTDTAALLADLVDDADASFVLIARDGAQSVELLTGATRDVDLLADIPLTVDGTPREVFAMVPYRQVRERGFEATDDGTPLRCLIVDQHRDLPLEEMLAALPDHTVPLTDAGFDISDEDYAEVVSRVIADEIGRGEGANFVIRRDYTATVDAEERSTALAWFRALLTHERGAYWTFAVITPGHIAVGASPEAHVVARDGIVTMNPISGTFRHPAGGATKETLIHFLSSTKETEELFMVVDEELKMMSAVCSDGGRITGPHLKQMSRLTHTEYMLRGRSRLDPRDILRETMFAPTVTGSPMQNACAVIRRHETTPRGYYSGVAALFTPNGEGGHDVDAPILIRTVYLEDGRLRVPVGATLVRHSDPYGEVSETHGKAAGVLGAIGAIPRDTTAAIKADPDEPATETPLADDPEVSALLASRNSRLAEFWLNPQEDGSTGPFAGHTALVVDAEDRFTTMLAHQLRHLGLDARIVPWHEVQDAEIDAAELVVAGPGPGDPRDATSERISRMRELVGRRLDQGAPLLAVCLSHQILADRLGLNLAPLAAPHQGLQKTVPVFGEDASIGFYNTFTARVSPGSETHGVSADPSTGDVYALRGDGFASVQGHLESILSRDGIRTLERLVTHALR, from the coding sequence ATGACCGATACCGCAGCCCTGCTCGCCGATCTGGTGGACGATGCCGACGCATCCTTCGTGCTCATCGCACGCGACGGCGCACAGAGCGTCGAACTGCTCACCGGGGCCACCCGCGACGTCGACCTGCTCGCCGACATCCCGCTCACAGTCGACGGAACACCGCGCGAGGTGTTCGCCATGGTCCCGTACCGCCAGGTGCGCGAACGCGGGTTCGAGGCGACCGACGACGGCACCCCGCTGCGCTGCCTGATCGTCGACCAGCACCGTGATCTCCCGCTCGAGGAGATGCTCGCCGCACTTCCCGACCACACCGTGCCGCTCACGGATGCCGGTTTCGACATCAGCGATGAGGACTATGCCGAGGTAGTCAGCCGTGTCATCGCCGACGAGATCGGCCGCGGCGAGGGCGCGAACTTCGTGATCCGTCGCGACTACACCGCCACCGTCGATGCCGAGGAGCGCAGCACCGCGCTCGCCTGGTTCCGCGCCCTGCTCACGCACGAACGCGGCGCCTACTGGACGTTCGCCGTCATCACTCCCGGCCACATCGCGGTCGGCGCCAGCCCCGAAGCCCACGTGGTCGCACGCGACGGCATCGTCACCATGAATCCGATCTCCGGCACCTTCCGCCACCCTGCCGGCGGCGCCACGAAGGAGACCCTGATCCACTTCCTCTCCTCCACCAAGGAGACCGAGGAGCTCTTCATGGTCGTCGACGAGGAGCTGAAGATGATGAGCGCCGTCTGCTCCGACGGCGGCCGCATCACCGGTCCGCACCTCAAGCAGATGTCGCGCCTCACCCACACCGAGTACATGCTGCGCGGCCGCAGCCGCCTGGACCCCCGCGACATCCTCCGCGAGACGATGTTCGCGCCGACCGTCACAGGCTCTCCGATGCAGAACGCCTGCGCCGTGATCCGCCGGCACGAGACGACGCCGCGCGGATACTACTCCGGCGTCGCCGCCCTGTTCACCCCGAACGGCGAGGGCGGACATGACGTCGACGCGCCGATCCTCATCCGCACCGTCTATCTCGAGGACGGCCGGCTTCGCGTGCCGGTGGGCGCGACACTCGTGCGCCACTCCGACCCTTACGGCGAGGTCAGCGAGACGCACGGCAAGGCCGCCGGCGTTCTCGGCGCGATCGGAGCGATCCCGCGCGACACCACCGCCGCGATCAAGGCGGACCCCGACGAGCCTGCGACGGAGACGCCCCTGGCCGACGATCCCGAGGTCTCAGCCCTCCTCGCCTCGCGCAACTCCCGCCTGGCCGAGTTCTGGCTGAACCCCCAGGAGGATGGATCAACGGGCCCGTTCGCCGGTCACACGGCGCTGGTCGTCGACGCGGAGGACCGCTTCACGACGATGCTGGCGCACCAACTGCGCCACCTCGGCCTCGACGCGAGAATCGTGCCGTGGCACGAGGTTCAGGATGCCGAGATCGACGCGGCCGAACTGGTCGTCGCCGGCCCCGGCCCTGGCGACCCGCGCGACGCGACCTCGGAGCGCATCTCCCGCATGCGGGAGCTCGTCGGCCGCCGCCTCGACCAGGGCGCTCCCCTGCTCGCCGTGTGCTTGAGTCACCAGATCCTGGCGGACCGGCTCGGTCTGAACCTCGCCCCGCTCGCCGCCCCGCACCAGGGGCTGCAGAAGACAGTGCCGGTGTTCGGCGAGGACGCGTCGATCGGGTTCTACAACACGTTCACGGCACGGGTCTCCCCCGGCTCGGAGACGCACGGCGTGTCCGCCGACCCGAGTACCGGAGACGTCTACGCCCTGCGCGGCGACGGCTTCGCCAGCGTGCAGGGGCATCTCGAGTCGATCCTGTCGCGTGACGGCATCCGCACCCTCGAGCGTCTGGTGACACACGCGCTGCGCTGA